CCACCAGGGAAGAGCTGGCCCAGGCCATCGGCATTCCGGAGCCCAGGGTCCAGATTTGGTTTCAGAACGAGAGATCACGCCAGCTGAGGCAGCACCGGCGGGAATCTCGGCCCTGGCCCGGGAAACGCGGCCCGCAGGAAGGCAGGCGAAAGCGCACCGCCGTCACCGGGTCCCAGACCGCCCTGCTCCTGCGAGCCTTCCAGCAGGATCGCTTTCCCGGCATCGCCACCCGGGAAGAATTGGCCAGAGAGACGGGCCTCCCGGAGTCCCGGATTCAGATTTGGTTTCAGAACCGGAGGGCCAGGCACCCAGGCCAGGGTGGCGGGGCACCGGCGCACGCAGGCGGGCCGGGCAACGCGGCCCCCGGCGCGTGTCGCCCCGCTGCTCCCCCGCCGGTCGCCTTCACCCACACCGGGGCGTGGGCAACGGGGCTTCCCGCACCCCACACGCCCTGCGCGCCGTGGACTCTCCCACAGGGGGCTTTCGTGAGCCAGGGAGCGGGGGCCGTCGCCCGGCTCCAGCCCAGCCAGGCTGCGCGGGCAGCGGGGCTCTCCCTTCCTGCCGCGGCAGGCGGGGATTGGGATTTTCCCTGCGCTGCCCCGGCTACTCCGCAGGGGGCGCTCTCCCACCCTCAGACTCCGCGGGGGTGGCCTCCGCACCCGAGCCAACGCCGGGGGGATCAGGACCCGCAGCACCACAGC
The Piliocolobus tephrosceles isolate RC106 unplaced genomic scaffold, ASM277652v3 unscaffolded_29102, whole genome shotgun sequence genome window above contains:
- the LOC113222060 gene encoding double homeobox protein 4C-like, producing MALPTPAEGALPAEARGRGRRRRLVWTPSQREALRACFERNPYPGIATREELAQAIGIPEPRVQIWFQNERSRQLRQHRRESRPWPGKRGPQEGRRKRTAVTGSQTALLLRAFQQDRFPGIATREELARETGLPESRIQIWFQNRRARHPGQGGGAPAHAGGPGNAAPGACRPAAPPPVAFTHTGAWATGLPAPHTPCAPWTLPQGAFVSQGAGAVARLQPSQAARAAGLSLPAAAGGDWDFPCAAPATPQGALSHPQTPRGWPPHPSQRRGDQDPQHHSLPGPCWVGQPGPAPAEPQGQGVPAPPTSQGSPWWGWGQGPQVAGAAWQPQVGAAPPPGPAPPEASAWQE